The following proteins are encoded in a genomic region of Cryptomeria japonica chromosome 11, Sugi_1.0, whole genome shotgun sequence:
- the LOC131044014 gene encoding bark storage protein A-like, producing the protein MALKLVHIQVLLLIFMAIVCNAEHSAKVLGHVNIINSDGPYMGLVVPNTFEMEPLLQPPNFIVNENVSYVDLSGRTFHVGAIADQKVIVVMKGMGMMNAAITTQLLFSFFNINGVVHYGIAGNGNSDHHIGDVTIPLQWAHTGLWNWQATTTDINGLKLLGDK; encoded by the exons ATGGCTCTGAAGTTGGTGCATATTCAAGTGCTCCTGCTAATTTTCATGGCCATTGTATGTAATGCAGAGCACTCGGCAAAGGTTCTTGGCCATGTTAATATAATTAACAGTGATGGCCCTTACATGGGCTTGGTTGTTCCCAATACTTTTGAAATGGAGCCCCTACTACAACCCCCAAATTTTATAGTCAATGAAAACGTCTCCTACGTAGATCTTTCTG GAAGGACATTCCATGTAGGAGCTATTGCAGATCAGAAGGTCATTGTCGTCATGAAAGGGATGGGAATG ATGAATGCAGCAATAACCACCcagcttctctttagtttcttcaacATAAATGGAGTTGTGCACTATGGAATTGCTGGAAATGGAAACTCTGACCATCATATTGGTGATGTTACTATTCCACTGCAATGGGCTCATACTGGCCTATGGAATTGGCAG